One genomic region from Streptomyces sp. NBC_00457 encodes:
- a CDS encoding GNAT family N-acetyltransferase — protein MTPADCDRVAEIRVRGWQTAYRGLLPQSYLDGLSVEQDAERRRTFFAQSDGSVVDLVAEQRGEITGWACHGPYRDGEVRTEDAELYAIYVDSGSFGNGIGQALLRESVRRCTAAGHRRMLLWVLEGNVRARRFYERAGFRVDGAEEPFEVDGVAVPEVRYVKGLAG, from the coding sequence ATGACACCCGCCGACTGCGACCGCGTGGCGGAGATCCGCGTCCGCGGCTGGCAGACCGCGTACCGGGGACTGCTGCCCCAGTCGTACCTCGACGGCCTGAGTGTGGAGCAGGACGCCGAGCGCCGTCGCACGTTCTTCGCACAGAGCGACGGCAGCGTGGTCGACCTGGTTGCCGAGCAGAGGGGCGAGATCACCGGCTGGGCCTGCCACGGCCCGTACCGCGACGGCGAAGTCCGCACCGAGGACGCCGAGTTGTACGCGATCTACGTGGACTCCGGATCTTTCGGCAACGGCATCGGGCAGGCTCTGCTCCGGGAGTCGGTGCGGCGATGCACAGCCGCCGGGCACCGGCGCATGCTCCTCTGGGTCCTCGAGGGCAACGTCCGCGCCCGGCGGTTCTACGAGCGGGCGGGATTTCGTGTCGACGGCGCCGAGGAGCCCTTCGAGGTGGACGGTGTCGCGGTTCCCGAAGTGCGGTATGTGAAGGGGCTTGCGGGCTGA
- a CDS encoding TetR family transcriptional regulator, whose amino-acid sequence MPQPAKSSRTPATPPDAPESAAGSRAAAQRLKMRRELAAAAMELFATKGYEATTVDEIAARAGVARRTFFRHFRSKEEAIFPDHDDTLIRAEAVLNAAPAHEHPLDTVCNGIKEVMRMYAARPEISVARYKLTREVPTLREAEIASVARYERLFTRYLLGHFDEHAHDDDANDDPLLAEVAASAVVTAHNHVLRRWLRAGGQGDVEAQLDHAFAIVRRTFGTGIGAGRTATPKPAAATVSTQGEVLVTVARTDAPLDEVMRTIEQALKER is encoded by the coding sequence ATGCCCCAGCCCGCCAAGTCCTCACGTACACCAGCCACGCCGCCCGACGCGCCGGAGAGTGCCGCGGGCAGCCGTGCCGCGGCCCAGCGGCTCAAGATGCGCCGGGAACTGGCGGCCGCGGCGATGGAGCTGTTCGCGACGAAGGGGTACGAGGCGACCACCGTCGACGAGATCGCGGCCCGGGCCGGGGTCGCCCGCCGTACGTTCTTCCGGCACTTCCGCTCCAAGGAAGAGGCGATCTTCCCGGATCACGACGACACGCTGATCCGCGCCGAGGCGGTCCTCAATGCCGCGCCGGCACATGAGCACCCGCTCGACACGGTGTGCAACGGCATCAAGGAAGTCATGCGGATGTACGCGGCCCGGCCGGAGATCTCGGTCGCCCGTTACAAGCTCACGCGCGAGGTGCCCACCCTGCGGGAGGCGGAGATCGCCTCGGTGGCCCGCTACGAGCGTCTGTTCACCCGCTATCTCCTGGGCCACTTCGACGAGCACGCACACGACGACGACGCCAACGACGATCCCCTGCTGGCGGAGGTCGCCGCGTCCGCCGTCGTCACCGCCCACAACCATGTGCTGCGGCGCTGGCTGCGGGCCGGGGGCCAGGGCGACGTCGAGGCACAGCTGGACCACGCCTTCGCGATCGTACGCAGGACGTTCGGCACGGGCATCGGCGCCGGGCGCACCGCGACCCCGAAGCCCGCCGCCGCAACGGTGTCCACGCAGGGCGAGGTGCTGGTGACGGTCGCCCGCACGGACGCGCCGCTGGACGAAGTCATGCGCACCATCGAGCAGGCCCTCAAGGAGCGCTGA
- a CDS encoding adenylosuccinate lyase produces the protein MDEELRSVTERLRQESAASAAFEHLVATGDHDELADVLTAPGQPLWARELAAFRLGLAGDRRAFEALVLFLNHRDPQRCASAAHALARLGDPRTARAAAALATNELRVAYALHPVRLLTDLGAPESVPALITTLERRLRPHDPYRKVALACVDGLGTLGDPRARPVLKEALAHPALAEAAVRALARIPEEG, from the coding sequence ATGGACGAAGAGTTGCGATCAGTCACGGAGCGCTTACGGCAGGAGTCGGCGGCATCGGCGGCGTTCGAGCACCTTGTGGCGACCGGCGACCACGACGAACTGGCCGATGTGCTCACCGCGCCCGGACAGCCGCTGTGGGCCAGGGAGTTGGCCGCCTTCCGGCTGGGTCTTGCCGGTGACCGCCGTGCCTTCGAGGCTCTCGTCCTCTTCCTCAACCACCGCGACCCGCAGCGCTGCGCCTCCGCCGCCCACGCCCTGGCCCGCCTCGGCGACCCCCGCACCGCCCGGGCGGCAGCCGCCCTCGCCACCAACGAACTCCGCGTCGCCTACGCCCTCCACCCGGTACGCCTCCTCACCGACCTCGGCGCCCCCGAATCCGTCCCCGCCCTCATCACCACGCTGGAACGCCGCCTCCGCCCCCACGACCCCTACCGCAAAGTCGCCCTCGCCTGCGTGGACGGCCTCGGCACCCTCGGCGACCCCCGCGCAAGACCCGTCCTCAAAGAAGCCCTCGCCCATCCCGCCCTCGCGGAGGCAGCGGTACGCGCACTGGCCCGGATCCCCGAGGAGGGGTGA
- a CDS encoding 3-hydroxyacyl-CoA dehydrogenase family protein has protein sequence MATPQSDTPLSPLKTIAVVGLGTMGTGIAEVLAKAGREVLGIDISEAAAARSVAALESSTARAVERGRLTEQERADILARVRTSTDLRSAADADLVIEVAPESYEIKQQIFRELDGIVRPGTILATGTNALSVTRLAADSAHPERVLGLHFFNPAPAMRLVEVVSSVLTAPTAVDAVTNLALDLGKEPVAVGDRPGFVADGLLFGYLNQAAAMYEAKYASREDIDAAMKLGCGLPMGPLALLDLIGVDTARTVLEAMYAASHDRLHAPAPILRQLSEAGLTGRKSGRGFYTYEAPGSATVVRDALTPLTGGLDTPGRPVRSVGVAGSGTMASGIAEVFAKAGYEVVLAARSEEKAQAAKARIGKSLSRSVDKGRMTAEAAAQTLDRIAPAGSYDSFADVDLAVEAVAEDLEIKQQLFATLDKVCKPGAVLATTTSSLPVVACARATSRPQDVIGMHFFNPAPAMKLVEVVRTVLTAEDAHSTVHEVCVKIKKHAVDCGDRAGFIVNALLFPYLNNAIKMVQEHYASLDDIDAAMKLGGGYPMGPFELLDVVGLDVSLAIEKVLHREFRDPGLAPAPLLEHLVAAGCLGRKTGRGFREYARR, from the coding sequence ATGGCCACTCCCCAGTCCGACACCCCTCTGTCCCCGCTCAAGACCATTGCCGTCGTCGGCCTCGGCACGATGGGCACCGGCATCGCCGAGGTCCTCGCCAAGGCCGGCCGCGAGGTCCTCGGCATCGACATCAGCGAGGCCGCGGCCGCCCGGTCCGTCGCCGCCCTGGAGTCCTCGACCGCCCGCGCGGTGGAGCGCGGCCGGCTGACCGAGCAGGAGCGCGCGGACATCCTCGCCCGCGTCCGCACCTCGACCGACCTGCGGTCCGCGGCCGACGCGGATCTCGTCATCGAGGTGGCTCCGGAGTCGTACGAGATCAAGCAGCAGATCTTCCGTGAGCTCGACGGGATCGTCCGGCCCGGGACGATCCTGGCGACCGGCACCAACGCCCTCTCCGTCACCCGGCTGGCCGCCGACTCGGCCCACCCGGAGCGCGTGCTGGGCCTGCACTTCTTCAACCCGGCCCCGGCGATGCGCCTGGTCGAGGTCGTCTCGTCCGTGCTGACCGCGCCCACTGCCGTCGACGCGGTCACCAACCTCGCCCTGGACCTCGGCAAGGAGCCCGTCGCGGTCGGCGACCGTCCCGGATTCGTCGCGGACGGGCTGCTGTTCGGCTATCTCAACCAGGCCGCCGCGATGTACGAGGCCAAGTACGCCTCCCGCGAGGACATCGACGCCGCGATGAAGCTCGGCTGCGGTCTGCCGATGGGCCCGCTCGCGCTGCTGGACCTGATCGGCGTGGACACGGCCCGTACGGTCCTGGAGGCCATGTACGCCGCCTCCCACGACCGCCTGCACGCCCCCGCCCCGATCCTCAGGCAGCTCAGCGAGGCGGGCCTGACCGGCCGCAAGTCGGGCCGCGGCTTCTACACCTACGAGGCTCCGGGCAGCGCGACCGTCGTGCGCGACGCGCTCACCCCGCTGACCGGAGGCCTGGACACCCCCGGCCGACCCGTCCGCTCCGTCGGTGTGGCGGGCTCCGGCACCATGGCGTCCGGGATCGCCGAGGTCTTCGCCAAGGCCGGGTACGAGGTCGTCCTCGCCGCCCGCAGCGAGGAGAAGGCGCAGGCCGCCAAGGCCCGTATCGGCAAGTCGCTTTCGCGCTCTGTCGACAAGGGCCGGATGACCGCGGAGGCCGCCGCGCAGACCCTGGACCGGATCGCCCCGGCGGGCTCGTACGACTCCTTCGCCGATGTCGATCTGGCCGTGGAGGCGGTCGCCGAGGACCTGGAGATCAAGCAGCAGCTGTTCGCGACGCTGGACAAGGTCTGCAAGCCGGGCGCGGTCCTCGCGACGACGACCTCCTCGCTGCCGGTCGTCGCCTGCGCCCGCGCGACCTCGCGCCCGCAGGACGTGATCGGCATGCACTTCTTCAACCCGGCACCGGCGATGAAGCTGGTCGAGGTGGTCCGTACGGTACTCACGGCCGAGGACGCTCACTCGACGGTTCACGAGGTCTGCGTCAAGATCAAGAAGCATGCGGTGGACTGCGGCGACCGGGCCGGCTTCATCGTCAACGCGTTGCTTTTCCCGTACCTCAACAACGCGATCAAGATGGTGCAGGAGCACTACGCGTCGCTGGACGACATCGACGCGGCGATGAAGCTCGGCGGCGGCTACCCGATGGGCCCCTTCGAGCTGCTGGACGTCGTCGGCCTCGATGTCTCGCTGGCCATCGAGAAGGTCCTGCACCGCGAGTTCCGCGACCCGGGCCTCGCTCCGGCGCCGCTCCTGGAGCACCTGGTGGCCGCGGGCTGCCTCGGCCGCAAGACGGGCCGCGGCTTCCGCGAATATGCCCGGCGCTGA